Within the Senegalia massiliensis genome, the region AGATATTGAAAGAGACGGATAAAGTTTAATTGATTTTATATCTTTATCAATTTTATTAATATTTTTCCTGTAAATATTATAATGATTATCGTCTTTTAATAAAGTAGAAAGTTTAGTATTATTTTTATAGTTAAATAATTCCTTTCCATTTTCATCTTCTGCTTTATAAATATCTATATAATCATTTTTATATTTTGATACAGTTTCAAAAATTATATTGGAAGTTTCTCTTGCTACGTTAATTTCATCAATTTTTATTTTAATTTCTTCGTCTTTATAAAACTTAGATTGATTAACCATTAATGTCTTATTTATCTCTTGTTTAATAGGAACATCAAAACTCCAATTTCCTTTTATACCATTAATATTATGAATAGAAACAGGTAATGTGAAATCTTCTTTAATCTCTCCATAAGGATATTTTAATTTCCATTGAAAGTCATATCCATCTTCTGATTCATGTATTCCAGTTGACATGTTATTAAGCCATGAATCTTCCTTATCCCCTTTATTATTTTCAAAATTAACATCAAAATGTACTTCTCCTTTTTCAATATTTCCACTTACATGTCCTATAATTGAAACATTATCACCATCAAAATATGCATTCTTTAATTTAACTGTCACTCCATTTTGAGTTATTTCTTCACCTAATTCTGTTACTAATTCATCTTTAGCTAATTCTACTCCTAAGTTATCTCCAAATTCTTCATATATTCTTCCAATAAAGGGTGCACTAGCTAATACTTGATTCATACTGGGAATGAAAAAACCTGATAAAAAAGTAATACCACAAATAGATGCAGCAGCTACACAACTAATTATTAATTTCTTTTTAGTAGGTTTTTTTGTTTTAGTTTGACTCTCTCTCTTTATTCCTTCATCAATTGCATTGAAAACATCTTCTTTTGGTACTTCTATTTTATTAATAGATGACTTCATATATTTATTATCCATAGCTTCTCTCCCTTTCAAATTTCTTTTTTAGTTCTGCTTTACCTCTACTTAAATAAGTCTTTACAGTCCCTTCTGGTATGTTCATGATTTTACTAATAGTTTTTATAGAATAATCATGATAATAAAAAAGTATAATTGGTGTTCGGTAATTTTCCTTTAATTTACCTATAGCTTCTATAATATATAAAGAATCATTATCTACTACTCCAATATCAGAGTTTAACTTAAAGGAAATACCTTCTGTTAAAGAAATGATATTTTTCCTTCTTGAAAGTACTTGACCGGCACATCGAATTATAATCTTTGTAAACCAAGTCATGAAATACTCTGGATGCTTTAAGGTATGAATAGATATTAAAGCCTGATAAGTTGCTTCTTGAACAATATCTAAGGCATCTTCTTTGTTATGTACATATAAATAAGCTGTGCGATAAATTTGTTCATAATTTTTCTTAAGTAATCTTTCAAAAGCTTTTTTATTCCCTTTTATTGCTTTTTTTATTAATTTATAATCATTTTTTTCCATTTCATAACTCCTTTCAATACATTAGTGGGAAAAATGGATAAAAAAGTTTCAACTTTTTTAAATTTTATCATAAAAAAACTAGAACGGTTTTAATCCATTCTAGTTTTTTCGTTTTTCTTTTCAATTAATATATACATCATATTTTATATAAATTATTTAAAAAGATTTTGTTCATCTAATTGGCCTCTTTCTACTCCCCATTCTAAGCTGTAAGGAGCATATAAAGTTGACAATAATATCATATTTATTATTGTAAATATAACAAATGTTTTTAACAATGCTTTATTATTTGTCTCTTTCAAGTAGAAAAATGTAATTATCAAAGCACATATTGCTATGATAATAGGTACTATTATATACTCCATTGAATATCCAAATACATAATTCTCTCTCATGGATATTATTTCAAATAAAATATTGATTATTAAACTACTAAAAACTACAATTTTAAGATATTTAGAGTTTTCTTTTCTTAATAACCTATATATCCCTAGAATTATTAATCCTGGTAATACCAAATACATTCTACTGACTAAAAATACAGGCATCATAATTATATTTTGTATTATATTTCCTAATTTTATAAAGAAATCTACCTTTTTCTCATCATTTCCAAACTGAGAGTCTGATGATGAAGCTTTCAAAGTATAGTTATTCCCCTTACCTTCCATCCAAAAAACATAACTATAGTTACTTGAATCTAAAATTTGTAAATCTTTTATATTTACTTTATCTTTTTTGTATATTAATTTTTCCTCAGTAACTCTTCCATTATATAAATTTCTTAAAAATATATAAGATACATTATGTTTATCTTTGCCTTTTGCTACTAATGATATCTCTCCATCTTTATCCATATCTTTATTTATAGTTAAATTTAAATCTTTATCTACTTTAATGCCACTATTTCCAGTCAATTCTAATTTCTTAAAAGATCTAATAGTTGAGCTTCTTGACCCTAAATTAAATGTCCCATACTTAATAGTTTTTTTATCGTTTGTAAATATATAGCCCTTACCTATATCTATACCAAATTGAATATCATTCTTTTTATCTATTTTTCCTATTGATTTTATTTCTCCTATTTCTTCATTAGAATTACTATATAAGTATAATAATTCAGTATTTGATTCTTGTTCTCTTTCTAATAGTATATGAATATTTTCATTTCTGTCTTCTCTAGCCTTAATACTTTCAATACCAGAAATAACTTTTTCTCTCACTGAGCCTTCATTTATTAAATATAGCCTTTTTTCATCAGATGCTATTATATAAGGTGTCTTACCTTTTCTTAATACATCAAATCCAATAATATTATCTTTTATTTCTTCAACTTCATTTCTATCATTTATTTTAGAGAGTGTGTTTTTGTTTATAAAATATACTTCATTGTCTAAT harbors:
- a CDS encoding sigma-70 family RNA polymerase sigma factor; protein product: MEKNDYKLIKKAIKGNKKAFERLLKKNYEQIYRTAYLYVHNKEDALDIVQEATYQALISIHTLKHPEYFMTWFTKIIIRCAGQVLSRRKNIISLTEGISFKLNSDIGVVDNDSLYIIEAIGKLKENYRTPIILFYYHDYSIKTISKIMNIPEGTVKTYLSRGKAELKKKFERERSYG
- a CDS encoding DUF4179 domain-containing protein, whose protein sequence is MDNKYMKSSINKIEVPKEDVFNAIDEGIKRESQTKTKKPTKKKLIISCVAAASICGITFLSGFFIPSMNQVLASAPFIGRIYEEFGDNLGVELAKDELVTELGEEITQNGVTVKLKNAYFDGDNVSIIGHVSGNIEKGEVHFDVNFENNKGDKEDSWLNNMSTGIHESEDGYDFQWKLKYPYGEIKEDFTLPVSIHNINGIKGNWSFDVPIKQEINKTLMVNQSKFYKDEEIKIKIDEINVARETSNIIFETVSKYKNDYIDIYKAEDENGKELFNYKNNTKLSTLLKDDNHYNIYRKNINKIDKDIKSIKLYPSLSISETPVQETLNKTSFILESKRTDFEIKVNNVTEEGNKLIVDYNFKGLKENLSKDKFDILAHNLSYSFSLVDKYFINDIDPENPFLPKGHSISRNNVKLIDKDNYHFQSVFELDGEEKIEDFSLENTILRFDFTSFIENKKLEPFTIDLSK